Proteins from one Fragaria vesca subsp. vesca linkage group LG6, FraVesHawaii_1.0, whole genome shotgun sequence genomic window:
- the LOC101304316 gene encoding uncharacterized protein LOC101304316: MSMLKRLREEEEQEERWSERLKKEEEQEERWSKGLPEHILQLIPQRLCISDYLVFRQVCPNWRAALDNGIATKTCFLAPQPWLLVRKAYDSLHAFSIENQFSCVRDPNIFPSIDIGDHRLDPLNLDDESIKLVYPTASLACLGSIGSWLIVVADEHYENTSLFSAVNFFLNPVSRTRVMLPSQSTLKELSNFRFSTLFFKKFVASSPPGLQEHDCVVAALTKSGSLAFCRPNDAEWTLIDTDIYFSGCRDIEIFDGKLYLMDANRNKMLKVFDMAPEVANVTRADRLLGQSPVPFPHLVDQEWRYPCLAKDYASKELFVVLRRRNITEGFKVYKTSDKIDGMRWEPVTDLGDRILFLSDQSSSVINDKTLGRNCIYFAFMSEWNGGFGVYDLKDSTIKPLHFPEDYSATTSGGGNYCQSLWFTPYPC; this comes from the coding sequence ATGTCAATGTTGAAAAGGTTGAGGGAGGAGGAAGAACAAGAGGAGAGGTGGTCGGAAAGGTTGAAGAAGGAGGAGGAACAAGAGGAGAGGTGGTCTAAAGGACTTCCAGAACACATCTTGCAGTTGATACCACAAAGGCTATGCATATCAGATTACCTAGTGTTTCGCCAAGTATGCCCTAATTGGCGTGCCGCGCTGGATAATGGCATTGCCACCAAGACTTGCTTTCTTGCTCCACAACCATGGCTTTTGGTCAGGAAGGCTTATGATTCTCTTCATGCTTTCTCCATCGAAAACCAATTCTCATGTGTAAGAGATCCCAATATCTTCCCATCAATTGATATCGGCGATCATCGTCTTGATCCCCTAAATCTAGATGATGAGTCAATAAAGCTGGTGTACCCTACTGCTTCCCTAGCTTGTCTTGGGTCAATTGGTTCCTGGCTGATCGTAGTTGCTGATGAACACTATGAGAATACAAGCCTCTTTTCTGCCGTCAACTTCTTCTTGAATCCAGTATCTCGTACCCGAGTGATGCTCCCATCGCAATCTACCCTTAAAGAATTGTCCAATTTCAGATTTTCAACCTTGTTCTTCAAGAAATTTGTAGCCTCTTCACCTCCAGGACTGCAGGAACATGACTGTGTTGTGGCTGCTCTAACAAAATCAGGTAGTTTGGCTTTTTGTAGGCCAAATGATGCAGAATGGACCCTCATTGACACCGACATATATTTTTCCGGATGTAGAGATATAGAAATATTTGATGGAAAACTATATTTGATGGATGCTAACAGAAACAAGATGTTAAAGGTGTTTGACATGGCCCCTGAAGTTGCCAATGTCACTAGGGCTGATAGGCTTCTTGGCCAAAGCCCGGTCCCCTTCCCGCATCTGGTTGATCAGGAATGGCGATACCCTTGTCTAGCAAAAGATTATGCATCCAAGGAGTTGTTTGTGGTTCTTCGACGAAGGAATATAACGGAAGGATTCAAAGTGTACAAGACCAGTGATAAGATTGATGGAATGAGGTGGGAGCCGGTTACTGACCTTGGTGATCGGATATTGTTTTTGAGCGACCAAAGTTCTAGTGTTATCAATGACAAGACACTTGGGAGAAACTGCATCTATTTTGCTTTCATGAGTGAATGGAATGGTGGATTTGGGGTGTATGATTTGAAAGATAGCACAATTAAACCGCTACATTTTCCTGAGGATTATTCAGCTACCACATCGGGTGGGGGTAATTATTGTCAAAGTCTTTGGTTCACACCATATCCATGTTAG
- the LOC101304607 gene encoding uncharacterized protein LOC101304607 — protein sequence MSMSKRLKEEEEQEERLSIGLPDDILQSIPQRLCISDFQAFRQVCPNWGAAVNRGIATKTCFPAPQLPWLLLRKAYDSLHAFSIENQFSCVRDPNIFPSIKIADSPPDPPNLDDESIDMNSLGFLPNASLVCVGSIGSWLIVAAHQRCENQNSTTVINFFLNPVSHVRVMLPPQSTLEASSEFSNNILQSTFLFKKMVASSPPGLQEEDCVVAAITRPGNDLAFCRPSDAEWTLIPDFPRCTDIEIFDGKLGAVTEGNMMLMVFDMAPEDANVTRAHRLLGFCPVPFPYVLVNTEWRYPCLAKDYESKEVFLVLRKKNIKEGFKVYKTNDKVDHPDGMRWHLVTDLGDRTLFLSKQSNRVINDKTLGRNCIYFAFMSGFGVYSLKDSTVKPLHFPEDCSATTSNGGNSQSLWFTPYPC from the coding sequence ATGTCAATGTCGAAAAGATTGAAGGAAGAGGAGGAACAAGAGGAGAGGTTATCTATAGGACTCCCAGATGATATCTTGCAGTCGATACCGCAAAGGCTATGCATATCAGATTTCCAAGCGTTTCGCCAAGTATGCCCTAACTGGGGAGCCGCTGTTAATAGAGGTATCGCCACCAAGACTTGCTTTCCTGCTCCACAGCTCCCGTGGCTTTTGCTCAGGAAGGCTTATGATTCTCTTCATGCTTTCTCCATCGAAAACCAATTCTCATGTGTAAGAGATCCCAATATCTTCCCATCAATTAAGATTGCCGATTCTCCTCCTGATCCCCCAAATCTAGACGATGAGTCAATAGATATGAATTCGCTAGGGTTTCTTCCTAACGCTTCTCTAGTTTGTGTCGGGTCAATTGGTTCCTGGCTGATCGTAGCTGCTCATCAACGATGTGAGAATCAAAACAGCACTACTGTCATCAACTTCTTCTTGAATCCAGTATCTCATGTCCGAGTGATGCTTCCCCCGCAGTCTACTCTTGAAGCATCCTCCGAATTCAGCAACAATATCCTCCAATCAACCTTTTTATTCAAGAAAATGGTAGCTTCTTCACCTCCAGGGCTGCAGGAAGAGGACTGTGTTGTGGCTGCTATAACAAGACCAGGTAATGATTTGGCTTTTTGTAGGCCCAGTGATGCAGAATGGACCCTCATCCCCGATTTTCCCAGATGTACAGATATAGAAATATTTGATGGAAAATTAGGTGCTGTTACTGAAGGAAACATGATGTTAATGGTGTTTGACATGGCCCCTGAAGATGCCAATGTAACTCGGGCTCATAGGCTTCTTGGCTTTTGCCCAGTCCCGTTCCCGTATGTTCTTGTTAATACGGAATGGCGATACCCTTGTCTAGCAAAAGATTATGAATCCAAGGAGGTGTTTCTGGTTCTTCGAAAAAAGAATATAAAAGAAGGATTCAAAGTGTACAAGACCAACGATAAGGTTGATCATCCGGATGGAATGAGATGGCATCTGGTTACTGACCTTGGTGATCGGACATTGTTTCTGAGCAAGCAAAGTAATAGGGTCATCAATGACAAGACACTTGGGAGAAATTGCATCTATTTTGCTTTCATGAGTGGATTTGGGGTGTATTCCTTGAAAGATAGCACCGTCAAACCGCTACATTTTCCTGAGGATTGTTCAGCTACCACATCCAATGGCGGAAATAGTCAGAGTCTTTGGTTTACACCATATCCATGTTAG